A single window of Dendropsophus ebraccatus isolate aDenEbr1 chromosome 5, aDenEbr1.pat, whole genome shotgun sequence DNA harbors:
- the RHOG gene encoding rho-related GTP-binding protein RhoG — translation MQTIKCVVVGDGAVGKTCLLICYTTNAFPKEYIPTVFDNYSAQTTVDGKTICLNLWDTAGQEEYDRLRTLSYPQTNVFIICFSISSPPSYENVKHKWYPEVGHHCPNVPILLVGTKKDLRNNQDVIKKLKEQNQAPITFQQGVSLSKHIHAVKYMECSALNHDGIKEVFMEAVRAVFNPNPVKKKSPCFLL, via the coding sequence ATGCAGACCATAAAGTGTGTTGTAGTCGGAGACGGAGCCGTTGGGAAGACATGTCTCCTTATCTGTTACACAACCAACGCCTTCCCCAAGGAATACATCCCCACCGTCTTTGACAACTACAGCGCCCAAACTACAGTGGATGGAAAAACGATCTGCCTGAATCTGTGGGACACAGCAGGACAAGAGGAGTATGACCGCCTAAGGACACTCTCCTACCCCCAGACTAACGTGTTCATCATCTGCTTCTCCATCTCCAGCCCTCCATCCTATGAAAACGTCAAGCATAAGTGGTATCCAGAGGTGGGGCACCACTGCCCCAATGTGCCAATCCTTTTGGTAGGAACTAAGAAAGATCTCAGGAACAACCAAGATGTCATCAAGAAGCTGAAAGAGCAGAACCAGGCACCAATCACCTTCCAACAAGGAGTCAGCCTGTCCAAGCACATCCACGCCGTGAAGTACATGGAGTGCTCAGCCTTGAATCACGACGGTATCAAGGAAGTCTTCATGGAGGCAGTGAGAGCTGTCTTCAACCCAAACCCAGTCAAGAAGAAGAGCCCGTGCTTTCTACTGTGA